The DNA window ACGAGCTTCAACTCCACGGAGGAGAGCGGGCGGCGGACGCCCCAGTCCAGGCTGAGCCAGGTGATGGCCTTGGCCGGGTCCAGGGTCGTCTGTCCATCGCTCGTGGCCAGCGTGGAGGCGGGGGCCAGGTTCAACATCACGTCGTCCGCTGGAGCGCGGACCTTGAGCGCCGCGCGCACCAGCGACACGCCCTCCGGGATGGCCAGGGCGACGACGAGGCCCGAGCCATCCACGGGCACCTGGGCGGACGAGGGCGGCGTGGCCGTCCCCGAATAGGTCAGCGTGGCGGCGATGCGCGTATCACTCATGGAGAGAGGGTCCCTGCCGCGCGGGGCTTCAGCGGGCGGCTTCCTTGATGTCCGTCACGGTGGCGGCGCTGGCCTCTTGGGCGGGCACCAGTTCCTGGAGCACCTCGATGGCGCCCTCGATGCGCAGCATCGTCTGCACGAGCTGCGCGCGTCGGGCGTCCAGCTCCGCCAGCATCTTCTGTCCCGCCTCGTGCTCGGACTTGAGGTCGGCGAGGCGCTTCTCGATGGCGTCCTTCATGACTTCCGCTCCTGTTCCTGGAGGCGCTGCTCGAGCGCCGCGATGCGTTCGTCGTACTGCTGCTTGATCTCCTGGAGGGCCGCGATGGCGAGCACGCTGAAGGACTCGTAGGTGAGGCCCTTCAAGGGCTCGCCGTTGTCATTCATCCGGGGCAAGTCCGCCACGAGCTCGGGGAAGAGCGGCTCCACCTCTTGCGCGACCAGACCCAACTGCGGGTGACCCGTGGACTTCAGCTCGTAGCTCACGGGGCGCAGCGCGAGCACCCGAGGGAGGACTCCCTCGAGCGAAGCGATGTTCTGCTTCAGCCCCACGTCGGAGAACTGGAGCCACTGCCCGTTCGGCATCAGGTTCTGGCCCGCGCCATTGCTGTGCGCGAACTGGAGGATGCCCGTTCCCGTGTAGGCGATGTCGACGAACCGCCCGGAGACGTGCTCCGAGAGCCGGATGCCCAGGCTGGCCTCTCGCTGCGCGATGTGCAGCGGCGTGCTGGGGCGCGAGGTTCCAATGCCGACGTTGGCGTTGACCAGCGTCATCCGGTCCGCGCCACCCTGGTTGAGGATGATGGCGTCACCCGGCTCGTTCTCGCAGGCGATGACCAACTTCCCGTTCTCCTCCTCACCAGGCAGGGGATTGGGCGCGCGGTAGTAGCGGATGCTCGCGGAGTCGCCGGTGCCGCCAAACGCATCCAGCGGGAACTGGATGCCATTGCCCGGGGCATTGCCGATGGACGGCATGATGGCGCCGCTGACGCGGAGGCTGCCGCCCTGCACATCCAGCCGGACACCCGGCGTCGACGTGCCGATACCGACGCTTCCGTCCGCGCCCATCCACAGGGAGTGGGTGTTGTTCACCATGAAGGAGAACGCGTTGCTCGCGCGCGCCCCCACGTCCCACATCAAGCCGGTGGAGACACCGCCGCTCAATCCGTAGCGGATGGAGGCGCGGTTGTCGGTGCTGTTCCACACGACGTGGGGGTTGTTGATCATCAAGCCGGCCGCGCCGCCCGCGCCGATGGTGACCTGGGGTTGGCCGTTGCCCCACAGCGTCGTGGTGTTCACCACCAGCCGGTCGAACCCCGCCGCCGCCGATGACAGCCGGATATCCAGCGCGCCCTGCGGGTCCGTCGTGTTGAGGCCCAGGCTGCCGCCCGCCTTGAGATGCAGGCGGGGCGTGCCGTAGCCGCTGCCGTTCTCTCCGTCGCCGCCGCCCTCCGAGACTTGAAACCCCTCGGCCGTGGCGCCCAGCTCACCCTTGAGCAGCCAGCTCTTGTTCCGGCTGCGCAACTGGATGGCGGCGCCCTCGGTGGCGCCGGTGGTCTTCACGATGAGCCCGACGCCCCAGGCGTTGTTCCCCGAGCTCCGGACCTCCACGGCCGCGTTGTTGTCCACGGCGCCCTGGACCAGCAGGCGCCGCGTGCTGGGCGCCGCGCCAATGCCCACGTTGGCCATGACGGAGAACGGGCCGGTGAGGTTTCCACCCGTGAGGGACAGCTTCTTGGCCTCCGTGTCGTCCATCCACTTGGAGATGTCGACGTTCTTCACCGTCAGCCCGAGCGTGGCCTCGACCTTGTTCACCTTCAGCGATGCGGTCGGCGAGATGCTGTTGCCATCCAGCAGTGCACCGTCGTCGCCGCCGCGGTGTGTGTGTGCGCGGATCTCGTCCCGCGTCTTGATCTGCATGTTGTTCCAGGTGTCCGCCAGGATGGGGTCACCTGATTTCGCGGTGTAGTAGGGCTCACTCATGACTGGAACCTCGAGGTATCGAAGCGGGTGCCGTTGAAGACGCCGTCCCAGGTGAGCTTCTCCTGGGGCTCGGGGAACTGTTCGTGCAACGAGATGTGGGAACCGAATGAGGTCAGCTCATCCTTCGCGTCGAGCGTCTCGCTGAAGGAGGAGGTGAGCTCGAGCCGGAGCGGGCCTTCCGTCGCGACGAGCGACTCCGGGGGCATGGGGAGGGTGAGCTCGATGCGGGTGCGCACGCCGGCACAACGCCCATACTCCAGCGCCGCCGCCAGCTCCTTCACCAGTCCTGGCAGCCCCGGCACCACGCCTTCTTCATTGGGCACCAGGAAGTGGGGAGGAATGTGATTGGCGGGGATGCGCAAGGTGCAGGTGGCGGGAGTGACTTCCGTCCACCCGAAGCGCAGCTCCGCGCGAGGTGTATCGCGCTGGGGCAGGGCCTCGGCCTCCGCGGCCTGCTGTCTTTCGGCGGACCAGCCGAACAGATAGGAGCGGACCTCCTGCCGCTCCAGGGTGTCGTACGTCCAATGACTGTCGCCAGGGTCCAGCTCCGGGAGGTGGCGGTCCTCCTTGAAGACGGAGAAGCGCGCCTCCGGCATGTCGAAGCGTGCCAGCACCCCCACGTCATTCGGGCCCGCGAAGCGCGTGGGGTGGGCCAGGATGAGGGGCGTGTCCACCGGGCGGCCGTCGAGGATGGGCGGGCGCTTGTGGCGCAGCAGCAGCGTGGAGCCCAGGGGGATGCGGCCCAGGAAGATGACGTCGAGGCCGGACTGTTCGTGCCGGAGGATGGGGACGGCAATCTCCCGCTCAGTCGCCTTGATCGCGATGTCGACCTCCGCGCTCTCCAACCCCTGGTTGGAGGTGAGCAGTCGCTGCTCCCGGGCGACGTTGCGGAAGCTGGCGCCCGCGGGCATCGACGGGTTGTCCACCAACTCGACGCGGAGGTCCCGGTAGGTTCCATCCGCGCGAGGCACGGAGAAGAGGCCGACCGCGGTCTTCCCCTCCCAGACAATCCGAGGCGGCTGCTTCGCCATGTAGACGAGGGAGACCAGGCGGAGCAGGGCCGGCGCGGAGGCGAGGCCGGTGCGGTGCAGCTCCACCATGGCCGCCAGCCGCTGGCGCAGATAGACGTCGGACTCACCCCGGCGCGGCAACACGCCGTAGAGCATCGCGACGCGGCCCAGCTCCGAGTCCGCCTTGTTCAACGGCGAGGCGTCGACCGGGAAGCCTCGCGCGAGGGAGTACCAGCGCGAACGCATCAGCCGCGTGAGGCCCCCCTCCATCGTCTCCAGCTCCTGGGCGAGCGAGTCGAAGAAGTCGTGGATCCTCGCTCCGGACTGAAGGATGGGGGGCAGGTACCCCAACATGCGGCGTCTGCGTTGGTCCGCGCTCATCCGACCCCCACCAGCTCGGCGCCGCCGAACTCCAACCGCACGTCGGCCTTCACCAGGAGCTGGGTGACCTGGTCGGGGATGGCCGCGGCGGGAGTGCTCGGGGCGACCAGGGACACGGTGATGCCCGTCTCCAAGGTGACGTCACAGCCCAGCAGCGCCTGGATGCGGGCCTGGGACTTCAGGGCCAACTGCAGGGAGTCCCAGGTGAGGAAGGCCTCTCGCCCGACCTGGGCCTCCTCGGAGAGCCGCGCGGCGAAGACACCCAGCGCGCCGCGCAACGCCTCGCGCACCTGTTCGGGCGTGCGCGCCTCGCCGCTGGAGAGCGACACCACCAGGTCCAGTCGCCACTGGGGCGTGCGCAGCCGGGAGATGCGGGGCTCCAGTCTCACCAGGTCGATGCGCCCGACCTCCAGGGGCTCCATCTTCCAGTCGCGGTTGGCGCCGTACTCGCGGCTCTGGGATTCGAGCACCAGGTCCTTCCGCGTGGGCGGGGTGCCCACCAGGCCCCAGACATACGTCTCCACGCTCAAGTTGCTCACGCGACGCACGGCGGGGTTGCCGTAGAGCACGGCCTCCAGCTTGCGTCGGATGACGGCGGAGCCCACGGGCTGCTCCTGCATGTACTGCGCGAGCGCTTGCTGGAGGTCGCGGCGCAGCCGGCCGAAGGACACTTCGTCCAGGTCCTCGCGGGTGGGCTCCACGCTGAAGCTCAACCGGAAGAAGATGGTGCGCGCGTAGCGGAGCCGGACACGAATGCCGGCGGCTTTCGTCTCCCGGATGGCGGCCTCGACGCGGGCGACCCCTTCGACATCGGCCTCGAAGTCGGTGTCTCCCACGAGGACGTCCACGACACCCGGTGGCGCGTCCGCGGGCTCCCGCACGGTGACCTGCCGCACGCCTTGCTGTTGCACGGCGGCTGCGAGGGACTCCAGGGTTCCCTTCTCTCCGTCGCGCAGCGCGGTGCGGGCGCGGGCGCGGAGGTTCTCATCGGTCTCGTTGTCCGAGCCCCTTCGCAAGGGCGCCGGATTGGTGACGGCCTCGATGCCCAAGATGGGCCTGGGCATCAACGTCACGCGGAAGGGGTCGATGGCGGGCGGCGCCTCGCGCGAGGACTGCTCCTCGTCCTGGACCTCCTGCACGGGGATGATGACGCGCGTGTCGCCCTTGACGAGCGTGGCGTCCTCCATCGTCTCGAAGAGGGGCAGGGGCTTGCCGTCCGCGCTGAGGCCGGTGACCTGACGCCCCGCGGGAATGCCGATGTCATCCGGCGCGGGGGTGATGCGGCTGAGCTCCACTTCGCCCATGAGCCGCCCGGCGCGCGCGCGCTTCAGCCCCAGCACGGCCACCACGTTGTCCAGGGCGGGGCCCTCGGCGGTGTCGAGATATCCCGCGCGATGCGACAGCTCCATCATGGCGTAGAACGTCGCCATCTCGCGCGCGTAGGCTTCCGCGAGGGTTCGGGCCATGCCGCCGACGTTGGGGTCCATGCCTGGACCCAGGTTCCCCAGCAGCCTCTCGACGATGGCGCTGAAGGTATTCTGGTCAGGAGGATAGAGGCTCAAAAGGAGATCTCCCACGTCATCTTCATCTCCATGTTGGGCCCGCGGTTGACCTCCTCGAAGCGGACCCGGTTGAAGAGGATGGGCGTGGAGGCCCCCTGGAGAATCTGGATGCCGGCCTCCGTCAGGGGCTGCACCGTGGCCTGGGTGAGCGCGGGCAGGGAGGCCGTCACCGTGGCGCGGACCAGGCTGGAGCCATCGCCCTGCTTGATGACCTCCACCTTGGGCGCGGCGTCGATGGCTTCATCCACCTTGGCCTTGAGCTCCGTGTCGGACGGGAGGGGCGTGGTGACGCCCGTGCCCACGACGATGGACCAGCGCGTGGGCAGCGCGTTGACGCGGCCCATGAGCAGCTCCGCGACCAGCTGCTTGCCGGCAATGGTGATGAGGTTGGGGACCCGGCGGCGCTCCATCAGCGAGCCGTCCAGGTTCCGCAGCTCGAGGGTCAGCACTCCGTTCATTCCCTGCGTTTCCTTGCCGTTCATCACGCTCTCCCCAAGTCGTTTCCGTACCCGTTGTCACGCCGACCCGCTCACCCCAGGTCGAGCGCCAATCCCAATTCCACCGCGTCGCCGGTGATGGCCTTGATGCGCGCCCGCACATCCACCGCGCCCGGCACGTCCACGCGGGCCGCGACGCTCAGCTCGAGCACCTCGTCCACGCGCGGGTCTTCCTTGATGGCCTGGCGCACGTAGCGGCGCAGCAGGTCCAGGTTGGCGCGGTCCATCGGCTCGCCGATGAGGTCCGCCACGCGGCTGCCGTAGCGCTGGTGGCCCAACTGGTTCAGGTGTCCGCGATAGACGACGAGCCGCATCGTCAGCGCCTGCACCAGGTTGTCCTTGCCGCTCACGGTGGAGGCGCCGCCGTGGTCGGACCAGTCGAGGTCCGCGCCGCCCGACTCCGAGAAGGCCAGGCGCAGGTCGGTCTTGAGCTCGTCGGCCATCAGAGCAATCTCCCCGGGCCCGCGGTGGCCCCGGGCGAGCTGGGAATGCCCGGGGAGACCTTCAGGCGCGTCATCATCTGCGTGAGCGCGTTGGACAGCGTTTCGGCCATGGCGCCGGCGAGGTCCGGCGCGTTCTCGCCCCGGATGCCACCGGCCTGGAGGAAGCCCAGCGCGATGGGCTGGAGCAGGGGCTTGGCGGGAGCGGCGCCCATGAGGCTGCCGGGCGCCGTCGTGGTGAAGCCCGCGATGGCCATGCCCGGCGCCACCTGCACCATCGTGGTGAAGAGAATCAGGGCCTGCTCCACCGTCTGGGCAATGGCCTTGGCCAGCGCGTCCCGCTGCTCGCCGTTGATCTTGTTCGACGCCAGCAATCCCTTGGCGATGGGCTCGATCTGCGAAGCCCCAGGACCTCCGGCGGGTGGAGGCAGCATCATCCCGGGCCCCACGGTGCTGCCGGAGCCCGGAGGAGGCGGCGCGGCGGCGGGGATGCCCGGAGACACCATGGCCATGTTCACGAAGAGCATGAAGGCCTGGCCGCACGTGTCGCCCAGCGCGGTGGCCAGGTCCGGGGCGTTCTCGCCTCGGAGGCTCGCGGACTGCATGGCGCTCTTGGCGAGGCTGCCTATTTCGGATCCACTGGGCGCGGGCATGGTTACTTGGCCTTCACGTCCTTGGAGCCCTTGAGCGGAGCGCCAGTGAAGTAGCACTTGTGGCTCTGCTCGGTGATGACACCGCTGCCGCTCTTGCCCAGGTCAATCTTCCCGGACGCGTCCACCGTGCAGTCGGTGCACTTGAGCTCCACGTTGCCTTCCACCTCCAGCTTCAGGTCCGTCTTGCCCTTGATGGTGATGACGTCGTCCTGCTTCACCGTCACCACCGTCTCGCCCGCGGTGATGACCACCGACTGCT is part of the Myxococcus landrumus genome and encodes:
- a CDS encoding tail fiber domain-containing protein, yielding MSEPYYTAKSGDPILADTWNNMQIKTRDEIRAHTHRGGDDGALLDGNSISPTASLKVNKVEATLGLTVKNVDISKWMDDTEAKKLSLTGGNLTGPFSVMANVGIGAAPSTRRLLVQGAVDNNAAVEVRSSGNNAWGVGLIVKTTGATEGAAIQLRSRNKSWLLKGELGATAEGFQVSEGGGDGENGSGYGTPRLHLKAGGSLGLNTTDPQGALDIRLSSAAAGFDRLVVNTTTLWGNGQPQVTIGAGGAAGLMINNPHVVWNSTDNRASIRYGLSGGVSTGLMWDVGARASNAFSFMVNNTHSLWMGADGSVGIGTSTPGVRLDVQGGSLRVSGAIMPSIGNAPGNGIQFPLDAFGGTGDSASIRYYRAPNPLPGEEENGKLVIACENEPGDAIILNQGGADRMTLVNANVGIGTSRPSTPLHIAQREASLGIRLSEHVSGRFVDIAYTGTGILQFAHSNGAGQNLMPNGQWLQFSDVGLKQNIASLEGVLPRVLALRPVSYELKSTGHPQLGLVAQEVEPLFPELVADLPRMNDNGEPLKGLTYESFSVLAIAALQEIKQQYDERIAALEQRLQEQERKS
- a CDS encoding DUF2634 domain-containing protein; this encodes MADELKTDLRLAFSESGGADLDWSDHGGASTVSGKDNLVQALTMRLVVYRGHLNQLGHQRYGSRVADLIGEPMDRANLDLLRRYVRQAIKEDPRVDEVLELSVAARVDVPGAVDVRARIKAITGDAVELGLALDLG
- a CDS encoding baseplate J/gp47 family protein, encoding MGDLLLSLYPPDQNTFSAIVERLLGNLGPGMDPNVGGMARTLAEAYAREMATFYAMMELSHRAGYLDTAEGPALDNVVAVLGLKRARAGRLMGEVELSRITPAPDDIGIPAGRQVTGLSADGKPLPLFETMEDATLVKGDTRVIIPVQEVQDEEQSSREAPPAIDPFRVTLMPRPILGIEAVTNPAPLRRGSDNETDENLRARARTALRDGEKGTLESLAAAVQQQGVRQVTVREPADAPPGVVDVLVGDTDFEADVEGVARVEAAIRETKAAGIRVRLRYARTIFFRLSFSVEPTREDLDEVSFGRLRRDLQQALAQYMQEQPVGSAVIRRKLEAVLYGNPAVRRVSNLSVETYVWGLVGTPPTRKDLVLESQSREYGANRDWKMEPLEVGRIDLVRLEPRISRLRTPQWRLDLVVSLSSGEARTPEQVREALRGALGVFAARLSEEAQVGREAFLTWDSLQLALKSQARIQALLGCDVTLETGITVSLVAPSTPAAAIPDQVTQLLVKADVRLEFGGAELVGVG